From one Peredibacter starrii genomic stretch:
- a CDS encoding trypsin-like serine peptidase: MKNLIALASLLALSQAFAANQSIEVVYGPDNRQDIYQVRNQLHLQLAQATAGMIDVRQFQKSSKPNFFDLVGTQSLERAMNICPSESFSQQPIAPNCSGFLVSPDTLITAGHCYKSFSTPENVCRGFAWVFGYDMKSPTANPTKDISVTNIYTCKSVVAAELNQTLDYAIIKLDRPVTGRTPLKFRTTGKIANNAQLVVIGHPTGLPTKVSPGAKVTRNTDSTKFSTNLDTFQGNSGSAVFDANTGMLEGILIQGRTDYHPSKESDPRSCLVVNKCDENIQNCAFVGNDNLGGVQWGEVVLRITALTSKIKQAQLTK; this comes from the coding sequence ATGAAAAATCTAATCGCTTTGGCCTCGCTTCTGGCCCTTTCTCAAGCCTTCGCAGCTAATCAGAGTATCGAAGTTGTTTACGGCCCAGATAACCGACAGGATATCTATCAGGTTAGAAATCAGCTTCATCTTCAGCTTGCGCAAGCAACTGCCGGCATGATCGATGTTCGTCAGTTCCAAAAATCATCTAAACCAAACTTCTTCGACCTTGTAGGGACACAATCTCTAGAGCGCGCGATGAATATCTGTCCTTCAGAATCATTCTCTCAGCAGCCAATCGCTCCGAACTGTTCGGGCTTCCTGGTTTCTCCTGATACTTTGATCACTGCAGGTCACTGTTACAAATCATTCTCTACGCCAGAGAACGTTTGTAGAGGTTTCGCATGGGTGTTCGGCTACGATATGAAGTCGCCGACTGCTAACCCTACAAAAGATATCTCAGTAACAAACATCTATACTTGTAAGTCAGTAGTTGCTGCTGAACTTAATCAGACTCTAGACTACGCGATCATTAAGCTAGACCGTCCAGTTACTGGCCGCACTCCACTTAAGTTCCGTACAACTGGGAAAATCGCCAACAACGCTCAGCTTGTTGTTATCGGTCACCCAACTGGTCTACCAACTAAGGTTTCTCCAGGTGCTAAAGTTACAAGAAATACAGACTCAACAAAGTTCTCTACTAACCTGGATACTTTCCAAGGTAACTCTGGTTCAGCGGTATTCGATGCCAACACTGGTATGCTTGAAGGTATCCTGATCCAAGGTAGAACTGATTACCACCCAAGCAAAGAATCTGATCCTCGCAGCTGTTTAGTTGTAAACAAGTGTGACGAAAACATTCAAAACTGTGCTTTCGTAGGTAATGACAATCTTGGTGGTGTTCAATGGGGTGAAGTGGTTCTAAGAATTACGGCCCTTACTTCAAAAATCAAACAAGCTCAATTAACTAAGTAA
- a CDS encoding DNA cytosine methyltransferase: MKTQTKSFNFIDLFSGCGGLSCGLEMAGHRCLLGVDANKEAIQSFAANHHEAAVYLGDIKKLSEKKLTELLKGQKVDMVVGGPPCQGFSTVGRGQVEDERNQLFKEFVRIVKVTQPKVILFENVTGLVAKKNQPILAKIFQYFEKLGYNMDARVLSAEEFGVPEKRRRAIIMGVKGGECVFPEVTHGKRSKQKVRTVSEVFKNLKAKNGQIYNHDVKAAQIKKVEDRERLKFIPAGKGIRYQEDELNYLPKKLRYGIDWNTLREKRFRQTRLQRLPLNEPSPTILTARTTYFHPTEARYLTPREAAACQSFPNDFIFHGSQTAMFRQIGNAVPPGLAHALGQAIKKIEFKKGVFKKKTAENILGKNAFHYHETTYL, from the coding sequence ATGAAAACACAAACTAAATCATTTAATTTTATCGATCTATTCTCTGGTTGCGGCGGACTCTCTTGCGGTCTAGAAATGGCGGGTCACCGTTGTTTATTGGGCGTTGATGCAAATAAAGAGGCGATTCAAAGTTTTGCGGCAAACCATCACGAAGCAGCAGTTTATTTGGGAGACATTAAAAAACTTTCAGAGAAAAAGTTAACTGAGCTTCTGAAAGGTCAGAAAGTTGATATGGTTGTTGGTGGACCTCCTTGTCAGGGTTTCTCGACTGTTGGTCGTGGCCAGGTAGAGGATGAGCGTAACCAACTTTTTAAAGAGTTCGTACGTATCGTTAAAGTAACTCAGCCGAAAGTTATTCTATTTGAAAACGTGACTGGTCTTGTGGCCAAGAAGAACCAACCGATTCTTGCTAAAATTTTCCAATATTTTGAGAAGCTCGGCTACAACATGGATGCCCGTGTTCTTTCAGCTGAAGAATTTGGTGTGCCTGAAAAGCGTCGTCGCGCCATTATCATGGGTGTAAAAGGGGGAGAGTGTGTTTTCCCTGAAGTGACTCACGGTAAGCGTTCAAAACAAAAAGTTCGCACGGTTTCTGAAGTGTTCAAAAACTTAAAAGCTAAAAATGGCCAGATCTATAATCACGATGTGAAGGCCGCTCAGATTAAAAAAGTCGAAGACCGTGAACGCCTGAAATTTATTCCGGCCGGAAAAGGGATTCGTTACCAGGAAGATGAACTGAACTATCTTCCAAAAAAACTTCGTTACGGCATTGATTGGAACACTCTTCGTGAAAAGCGTTTCCGTCAGACTCGTCTTCAGCGTCTTCCGCTGAATGAGCCATCGCCAACGATCCTTACAGCGAGAACAACTTATTTCCACCCGACTGAAGCTCGCTACCTCACTCCACGTGAAGCGGCCGCATGTCAGAGTTTCCCGAATGACTTCATTTTCCACGGTTCTCAGACGGCCATGTTCCGTCAGATCGGAAATGCAGTTCCTCCGGGTCTGGCCCATGCACTCGGACAGGCGATCAAAAAGATCGAATTTAAAAAAGGTGTTTTCAAGAAGAAAACCGCGGAGAATATCCTAGGTAAGAACGCTTTCCACTATCACGAGACGACATACCTATGA
- a CDS encoding AmpG family muropeptide MFS transporter produces the protein MKKIFSTRMLSMLLIGYSAGLPLLLIGSTLQAWMTDEGVDLTAIGLVSLLGLPYVFKFLWAPLLDRYKLPFLSRRKGWMLLFQVMLVLCILGLSLTNPKTDINLVCVWAFLIAFFSASQDVVLDAYRREILPDEELGLGSSLYITGYRLAMLVSGALALILADTIPWKDVYMWLAVFMAPAILFTFLAPKENHHIPIPANLKAAVVGPLKDFFTRKGAWIMLLFILMYKVGDSMASNMTTPFILDIGYSKTDIGTVAKTFGMVATILGGILGGTMMLRMNMRYSLITFGILQAVSTLGFAALPAMPVTFMSLALIIAFENLASGMGTAAYSAYMASLTNKQFTATQYALLTALMGIPRVILASPTGWMAKQMGWEMFFVVCTLVAVPGLLLLIPVFRLEKPAQKAAI, from the coding sequence GTGAAGAAGATTTTTAGTACCCGCATGCTATCCATGCTTCTTATTGGTTATAGCGCGGGACTTCCGCTTCTTCTCATTGGTTCGACGTTGCAGGCGTGGATGACAGATGAAGGTGTTGACCTGACGGCCATTGGTCTCGTGTCACTTCTTGGCCTTCCCTATGTTTTCAAATTTCTATGGGCGCCACTCCTGGACCGTTACAAACTTCCATTTCTTTCTCGACGAAAGGGGTGGATGCTTTTGTTCCAGGTAATGCTGGTTCTTTGTATTCTTGGTTTATCTCTTACAAATCCTAAAACTGATATCAACCTCGTTTGTGTTTGGGCATTCCTCATTGCCTTTTTCTCGGCCTCTCAGGACGTTGTGCTTGATGCTTATAGAAGAGAAATTCTGCCTGATGAAGAACTGGGACTAGGTTCATCTCTTTATATTACAGGTTACCGTTTAGCGATGCTGGTTTCAGGTGCCCTTGCTCTGATTCTCGCGGACACTATTCCTTGGAAAGATGTGTATATGTGGCTTGCGGTGTTTATGGCGCCGGCGATTCTCTTCACATTTCTGGCCCCTAAAGAAAATCATCACATTCCAATTCCGGCCAATCTTAAGGCCGCAGTTGTGGGACCTTTAAAGGATTTTTTCACTCGTAAGGGTGCTTGGATCATGCTTCTCTTTATTCTGATGTATAAAGTGGGCGATAGCATGGCCTCGAATATGACGACTCCGTTTATTCTGGATATCGGCTATTCAAAAACTGATATCGGAACTGTGGCGAAGACCTTCGGTATGGTTGCAACAATTCTAGGTGGAATCTTGGGTGGAACCATGATGCTTAGAATGAACATGCGCTACTCTTTGATCACTTTCGGTATTCTTCAGGCCGTATCAACTCTTGGTTTTGCTGCTCTTCCGGCCATGCCTGTGACATTCATGTCATTGGCCCTCATCATTGCGTTTGAAAACCTTGCTTCTGGTATGGGAACTGCCGCGTATTCAGCTTATATGGCCTCTTTGACCAATAAGCAGTTCACTGCCACTCAATATGCGCTTCTCACGGCCCTCATGGGCATTCCTCGCGTAATCCTCGCCAGTCCGACAGGATGGATGGCAAAGCAGATGGGTTGGGAAATGTTCTTTGTGGTTTGTACGTTGGTAGCAGTGCCTGGACTTCTTTTATTGATTCCAGTTTTCCGCTTAGAAAAGCCAGCTCAAAAAGCCGCAATCTAA
- a CDS encoding ankyrin repeat domain-containing protein produces MKSYWLATSCLVLSLLASCGKKEHEDKGNNDISTQPTEAEVSFYAQKEMRRAVVEDDLPALRRVLMENSFINLNEILFDGETYLTLAIKYNFNQIRNFLIEKGADVNKANINKETPLMVAIAKGRSNSVRVLLDLKVDLNKKNAEGDTALIVAIKNLDEDSANLLINQGASLTIPDKLDRSPLRIAEENQMTRIAELIQTYLKVEVGAPDLASYRSVLGQADYTMVKKLNQLFPTLLKSYDNCNPLSILVDSRDENKAILTAEYLLNENLSDIDGPKDAEITPLIKSTVLKKQKFVDLYLSHNANPHLWDKDGKSALIHAIELNSLPLVKSLIKFSAAEKYTFRKDGKKVTISACATAKEMAKKLRSSEEKEINSKIQGELDCGFLSWLF; encoded by the coding sequence ATGAAATCTTATTGGCTGGCCACAAGCTGTCTCGTGCTGTCCCTTCTCGCTTCATGTGGGAAAAAGGAACATGAAGACAAAGGCAATAACGACATTTCCACCCAGCCAACCGAGGCCGAGGTTTCTTTCTACGCTCAGAAAGAAATGAGACGTGCGGTAGTTGAGGACGATCTTCCGGCCCTGAGAAGGGTGCTGATGGAAAATAGCTTCATTAATTTGAATGAGATTCTCTTTGATGGGGAAACCTATCTCACTCTCGCCATTAAATATAACTTTAACCAAATCAGAAACTTCCTGATTGAGAAAGGCGCTGACGTTAACAAGGCCAATATCAATAAAGAAACTCCGCTGATGGTGGCGATTGCAAAGGGCCGCTCAAATTCAGTGAGAGTTTTATTAGATTTAAAAGTTGATCTGAATAAGAAAAATGCAGAAGGTGATACGGCCCTGATTGTTGCTATTAAGAATCTGGATGAAGATTCGGCCAATCTTCTTATCAATCAAGGTGCTAGCTTAACAATTCCGGATAAACTGGATCGCAGTCCTCTTCGAATCGCCGAAGAAAATCAGATGACGAGAATCGCTGAACTCATTCAGACTTATTTGAAAGTGGAAGTAGGGGCCCCGGATCTGGCGAGCTATAGAAGTGTTTTGGGCCAGGCCGATTACACTATGGTGAAGAAGCTTAACCAATTATTTCCAACTCTCCTGAAGAGTTATGATAACTGTAATCCTCTTAGCATTCTGGTTGATTCTCGAGATGAAAACAAGGCCATCTTAACCGCAGAATATCTTTTAAATGAAAACCTTTCTGATATCGATGGACCTAAAGATGCTGAGATCACACCTCTGATTAAATCAACGGTGTTAAAAAAACAGAAATTTGTAGACTTGTATTTAAGTCACAATGCCAATCCTCATCTATGGGACAAAGACGGAAAGTCGGCCCTCATTCATGCCATTGAACTTAATAGTTTGCCACTCGTGAAGTCGCTGATTAAGTTCTCCGCCGCCGAGAAATACACTTTCAGAAAAGACGGTAAGAAAGTCACCATCAGTGCTTGTGCCACCGCTAAAGAAATGGCGAAAAAGCTTCGTTCAAGCGAAGAAAAAGAAATTAACAGCAAGATTCAAGGCGAATTAGATTGCGGCTTTTTGAGCTGGCTTTTCTAA
- a CDS encoding DUF2797 domain-containing protein, with protein MTGTLSKMETRHDDVVSYGLQLREVRFDLNQAVGKDLRLTYSGNIICENCGKKTKKSYAEGHCYPCTMKLASCDLCILKPELCHFDKGTCREPQWGEENCFKNHIVYLANSSGLKVGITRKTQVPIRWMDQGASEALPILEVKNRFVSGQVEVLFKKHINDKTDWRKMLKGEPDSIDLKEWRDKLLKEVAEDLKHFDVTVLDQEIYKFKYPVEKYPEKVNSFNLDKTNEVTGRLMGIKGQYLIFDTGVLNVRSHTGYEITLEEIHATT; from the coding sequence TTGACAGGTACACTCTCTAAAATGGAAACGCGACATGATGATGTCGTAAGTTATGGATTGCAACTCCGCGAGGTGCGTTTTGACCTCAACCAAGCTGTTGGTAAAGATCTCCGCTTAACTTACTCCGGTAATATTATTTGTGAGAACTGCGGCAAAAAAACCAAGAAATCTTATGCAGAAGGGCACTGCTATCCCTGCACGATGAAATTAGCGTCATGCGATTTGTGCATATTGAAGCCAGAACTTTGTCACTTTGATAAAGGCACTTGTCGCGAACCACAATGGGGCGAAGAAAACTGTTTCAAAAACCATATTGTGTATTTGGCCAATTCATCAGGTTTAAAGGTTGGTATCACTCGTAAGACTCAAGTTCCTATTCGTTGGATGGATCAAGGGGCCAGTGAAGCACTGCCAATTTTAGAAGTTAAGAATAGATTTGTTTCAGGTCAGGTGGAAGTGCTGTTCAAGAAGCACATTAATGATAAGACTGACTGGCGAAAGATGCTTAAAGGCGAGCCTGATTCAATTGATTTGAAAGAATGGCGAGACAAGCTTTTAAAAGAAGTGGCGGAAGATTTAAAACATTTCGACGTCACTGTACTTGATCAAGAAATTTATAAGTTCAAATATCCAGTTGAGAAATACCCTGAAAAAGTGAATTCATTCAATCTGGATAAAACGAATGAGGTCACTGGCCGCTTGATGGGAATCAAAGGGCAATATCTTATTTTTGATACAGGTGTACTCAACGTGCGCTCTCACACTGGTTACGAAATTACTCTGGAGGAAATCCATGCAACAACCTAA
- the pepN gene encoding aminopeptidase N codes for MQQPKTIYLKDYRPSPFTIDTIDLTVDIHADHSMVTSVMRIEKHKDSVGQKLNLELNGEGMELVGLKFNGEVLPNDRFQVSSDKLVILNVTHDEFTLEIQNKINPAENKALEGFYQSCPQLCTQCEPEGFRRITYFIDRPDVMAKYTTKMIADKKQYPSLLSNGNRIGSGDLPGGRHWAQWQDPFRKPSYLFAMVAGEFDVARDTFTTMKGRKIDLEIYVDKGNLGKTPHAMNSLKQSMKWDEETFGLEYDLDIYMIVAVDSFNMGAMENKGLNIFNSTYTLADEKSATDHDFQGVQGVIGHEYFHNWTGNRVTCRDWFQLTLKEGLTVFRDQEFSSDMLSRAVKRLEDVRLLKDSQFAEDAGPLSHPIRPSSYIEINNFYTRTVYEKGAEVIRMIHTLIGKEKFRKGMDKYFELFDGQAVTTEDFVHAMEVASGKDLSQFRNWYSRPGTPTLKVTSRKEGNEFVLDIEQKYPLPTVKVEDNNVLLMPFKIGLLDKTTKKEEEHLLELKNLKETFRFKVNGDVTPSLNLGFSAPVIVEYPYEVADLIELMSFNKDPYCRYEATQKIYDHVFKAEFYYFKANGKLNPDLTSEFKSAFQNLLKDESIDLSFKSYLLDLPTENGLSQEMIQPDFDAIHTVHGHLRKKLGLEFQDWFLKEHERLSKVSKFELTPKAFGERALKNQCLTYLVASETKAGMEALDKHYGNATNMTEEIHALQLYIASGVELEHDSIQKFYQKWKHDSLVMLKWFSSLAAYSPKKFALERIEKLEKNVLFQKQVPNYLRSLYLQFAKNNLHAFHDDNGAAYRFVAQRICHIDGFNPQVASRAAGAFSLINKLDSKRQTEMKAALKTIMDNKPSRDTFEVVSKYLAQ; via the coding sequence ATGCAACAACCTAAGACAATCTACTTAAAAGACTACAGACCTTCACCATTCACGATCGATACGATTGATCTTACGGTTGATATTCACGCTGATCACTCGATGGTGACCTCAGTGATGAGAATTGAGAAACACAAGGATTCAGTTGGACAAAAATTAAATCTGGAACTGAACGGCGAGGGCATGGAGCTTGTGGGCCTTAAGTTTAACGGGGAAGTTCTTCCGAATGATCGTTTTCAGGTTTCTAGTGACAAGCTTGTGATCCTGAATGTGACTCACGATGAATTCACACTTGAGATTCAAAACAAAATCAATCCGGCCGAGAACAAGGCCCTGGAAGGTTTTTACCAGTCATGCCCTCAGCTTTGTACGCAATGTGAGCCGGAAGGTTTCCGCCGTATTACTTATTTCATCGACCGTCCGGATGTGATGGCGAAATATACAACAAAAATGATCGCTGATAAGAAGCAATATCCTTCGCTTCTTTCTAACGGTAACCGCATTGGTAGTGGTGATCTTCCTGGTGGACGTCACTGGGCCCAGTGGCAAGATCCATTCAGAAAACCAAGTTACCTTTTTGCGATGGTGGCCGGCGAGTTCGATGTGGCACGTGATACTTTCACAACGATGAAAGGCCGCAAGATCGATCTTGAGATCTACGTTGATAAAGGCAATTTAGGGAAAACTCCTCACGCCATGAACTCTCTTAAACAGAGTATGAAGTGGGACGAGGAAACATTTGGTTTAGAGTATGACCTTGATATTTACATGATCGTTGCGGTTGATTCATTCAACATGGGCGCCATGGAAAACAAGGGCCTCAATATCTTCAATTCGACTTACACACTGGCCGATGAGAAAAGTGCAACTGACCACGACTTCCAGGGCGTTCAAGGAGTGATTGGTCACGAATATTTCCATAACTGGACTGGTAACCGTGTGACTTGTCGTGACTGGTTCCAGCTAACGCTGAAAGAAGGTCTGACTGTATTCCGTGATCAGGAATTTTCTTCTGACATGCTTTCACGTGCTGTTAAACGCCTGGAAGATGTTCGTCTTCTAAAAGACTCACAGTTTGCGGAAGATGCGGGTCCTTTAAGTCACCCGATTCGTCCATCGAGCTATATTGAAATTAATAACTTCTACACTCGCACTGTTTATGAAAAAGGTGCGGAAGTGATTCGTATGATTCACACCCTGATCGGAAAAGAAAAGTTCCGTAAGGGGATGGATAAGTATTTCGAGCTCTTCGACGGTCAGGCCGTAACGACGGAAGACTTTGTACACGCTATGGAAGTGGCAAGTGGAAAGGATCTATCTCAGTTCAGAAACTGGTACTCACGTCCCGGCACTCCAACGTTGAAAGTGACTTCGAGAAAAGAAGGCAATGAATTCGTTCTGGATATCGAGCAGAAGTACCCACTTCCGACGGTGAAGGTTGAGGATAATAACGTTCTTCTAATGCCGTTTAAGATTGGTCTTCTTGATAAAACAACTAAGAAAGAAGAAGAGCATCTTTTAGAGCTTAAAAACCTAAAAGAGACTTTCCGTTTCAAAGTAAATGGCGACGTCACTCCATCACTTAACTTGGGTTTCTCAGCTCCAGTTATTGTTGAGTATCCATATGAAGTGGCAGACCTGATTGAACTCATGAGTTTCAATAAAGATCCTTATTGCCGTTATGAGGCGACTCAAAAGATTTATGATCACGTATTTAAGGCCGAGTTCTATTATTTCAAAGCGAATGGAAAACTTAATCCTGATTTAACTTCAGAGTTTAAATCAGCGTTCCAGAATCTTCTAAAAGATGAAAGCATTGATCTGTCGTTTAAGTCATATCTTCTAGATCTACCGACTGAAAATGGTCTTTCTCAAGAAATGATTCAGCCGGACTTTGATGCCATTCATACTGTTCACGGTCATCTTCGTAAGAAACTTGGTCTTGAATTCCAGGATTGGTTCCTAAAGGAGCATGAGCGTCTTTCAAAAGTGAGCAAGTTTGAGCTTACTCCAAAAGCATTTGGTGAAAGAGCATTAAAAAATCAATGTCTCACATATCTTGTTGCCTCTGAAACGAAGGCCGGTATGGAGGCCCTTGATAAGCACTACGGTAATGCTACTAACATGACGGAAGAAATCCACGCTCTACAACTTTATATCGCAAGCGGCGTAGAGCTTGAGCATGATTCAATTCAAAAGTTCTATCAGAAGTGGAAGCACGACTCACTTGTGATGCTTAAGTGGTTTAGCTCTCTGGCCGCATATTCTCCGAAGAAATTTGCTCTTGAGCGCATTGAGAAATTAGAGAAGAACGTGCTTTTCCAGAAGCAAGTTCCGAACTATCTAAGATCTCTTTATCTTCAATTTGCTAAAAACAATCTTCATGCTTTCCATGATGATAACGGCGCCGCTTACCGCTTTGTGGCCCAAAGAATTTGTCACATTGATGGTTTCAACCCTCAAGTGGCATCTCGAGCTGCAGGCGCGTTTTCATTGATTAATAAATTGGATTCTAAACGTCAGACAGAAATGAAGGCGGCTTTGAAGACAATCATGGATAACAAACCGTCTCGTGATACTTTTGAGGTGGTTTCTAAGTATCTTGCCCAATAA
- a CDS encoding methylated-DNA--[protein]-cysteine S-methyltransferase: MKEQSMSVILPALPIVGTLKLTSFDGKTLSSIHVVEPSVPGERNIFFEDCFQKLLSYLEGKSDSLDIPTDLSQVSPFHLEVLNAMIEIPFGQVASYRDLAVKMNSRAFQAIGTACGRNPLMLIYPCHRVVGSKDLGGFAHGLEMKKALLKLESAL, translated from the coding sequence ATGAAAGAACAATCAATGAGCGTCATCTTGCCGGCACTTCCTATCGTGGGAACGCTTAAACTCACAAGCTTTGACGGCAAAACCTTGAGTTCCATCCACGTGGTAGAACCTTCGGTCCCGGGTGAAAGAAACATCTTCTTTGAAGACTGCTTTCAAAAACTTCTTTCTTATCTAGAGGGTAAATCCGACTCCCTTGATATCCCGACTGATCTCTCCCAAGTTTCCCCTTTTCATCTAGAGGTTTTAAACGCCATGATAGAGATTCCCTTTGGTCAGGTCGCCTCTTACCGCGATCTAGCTGTTAAAATGAATTCTCGCGCGTTTCAGGCCATCGGAACTGCCTGTGGGAGAAATCCTCTGATGCTGATTTATCCATGTCACCGAGTTGTTGGTTCTAAAGATCTGGGCGGCTTTGCCCATGGTCTGGAAATGAAAAAAGCGCTCCTAAAGTTAGAGAGCGCTTTGTAG
- a CDS encoding lipoate--protein ligase family protein, with amino-acid sequence MIKVFTSPFNNPFINLALEDHFLRGGADLPLLFFYVNRPSVVLGRFQNPWVECNLPYLVKNDIWMVRRQSGGGCVFHDEGNLNFSFIVPEGMIDRKKHAEILKGAFAKAGIELQISPRNDLWLQDENGEWKKISGSAYKQTREASFHHGTFLVSSDLNKLEESLKQTMVPKNTKSIASVRSKVISLQQRHPGVEIQDVIELVAHDLRTVAIELDGSLLSLPELQASFNMLRSWEWLWGETPLFDLETSEGVKSIRKGIIEETGAKFSPATMKGLLSEDQIQKYFPDFSEQHRSSNQIL; translated from the coding sequence ATGATAAAAGTCTTCACTTCGCCCTTTAATAATCCCTTTATCAATCTCGCACTAGAGGATCATTTCCTGCGTGGGGGAGCGGATCTTCCGTTGTTATTTTTCTATGTGAATCGTCCAAGCGTTGTGCTTGGCCGCTTTCAGAATCCATGGGTGGAATGTAACCTTCCGTATCTGGTGAAAAATGATATTTGGATGGTGAGACGTCAAAGTGGCGGCGGCTGCGTTTTTCATGACGAAGGGAATTTAAATTTTAGCTTCATCGTTCCGGAAGGGATGATTGATCGAAAGAAGCACGCTGAAATTTTAAAAGGTGCCTTTGCCAAAGCAGGCATTGAACTTCAGATTTCACCTCGAAATGATTTATGGCTTCAGGATGAAAATGGTGAGTGGAAGAAGATCTCTGGGTCTGCTTATAAGCAGACTCGTGAGGCCTCATTTCACCACGGTACATTTCTTGTAAGTTCTGATTTAAATAAACTCGAAGAGAGTTTGAAGCAAACAATGGTGCCTAAAAATACCAAATCGATTGCTTCAGTTCGTTCAAAAGTTATTAGTCTGCAGCAGCGTCACCCGGGAGTGGAAATTCAGGACGTAATTGAGCTTGTGGCCCATGATCTTCGCACTGTTGCCATTGAGTTAGATGGAAGTCTCTTATCTCTTCCTGAGCTTCAGGCGAGTTTTAATATGCTAAGAAGTTGGGAATGGTTGTGGGGTGAAACTCCGCTCTTTGATTTAGAAACGTCAGAGGGAGTGAAATCTATTCGTAAGGGGATCATCGAAGAAACAGGAGCGAAATTTTCTCCTGCTACGATGAAGGGTCTTCTTTCAGAAGATCAGATTCAGAAATACTTTCCGGATTTTAGTGAGCAGCACAGGTCGAGCAACCAGATTTTGTAG
- the rpmG gene encoding 50S ribosomal protein L33, protein MAKGPRVIVTLECTEARKEGASPSRYTTTKNKKTTPERLEKMKYNSNLRRHTLHKEIK, encoded by the coding sequence ATGGCTAAGGGACCACGAGTTATTGTTACTTTAGAATGTACGGAAGCTAGAAAAGAAGGTGCTTCACCTTCTCGTTATACTACAACAAAAAACAAAAAGACGACTCCAGAGCGTCTTGAGAAAATGAAGTATAACTCAAATCTTCGTCGTCACACTCTACACAAAGAAATTAAGTAA